Proteins found in one Lycium ferocissimum isolate CSIRO_LF1 chromosome 6, AGI_CSIRO_Lferr_CH_V1, whole genome shotgun sequence genomic segment:
- the LOC132058921 gene encoding protein JAZ7-like encodes MDSRMEIDFLDLNSRPQLSEMAKQHTKASGMKWPFSCMAELATQPENTFFQNYNSSPIVSSNSKFSSQYYGGAFPLATKYSTSDSRKAYDRLRQNETTLTIFYMGEVHIFQDISPEKAELIIDIANKSTNLHMSEILEKVKTEENKSEPSNASIKHAKGALALARRATLARFLEKRKHRLIKARPYQYGEKIPKFPFEMHQEEETASSSVHWES; translated from the exons atggattcaAGAATGGAGATAGATTTCTTAGACCTCAACAGCAGACCCCAATTATCAGAAATGGCGAAGCAACACACCAAAG CTTCTGGAATGAAGTGGCCATTTTCATGTATGGCTGAGTTAGCTACTCAACCTGAAAACACATTCTTTCAG AATTATAACTCCAGCCCAATAGTTTCCagtaattcaaaattttcatcccAATACTATGGAGGGGCTTTTCCTTTAGCAACAAAATATAGCACTTCAGATTCCAG gaAAGCTTATGACCGCTTGAGGCAAAATGAGACAACATTGACCATATTCTACATGGGTGAGGTCCATATTTTCCAGGATATATCACCAGAAAAG gCTGAGCTAATAATTGACATTGCTAATAAATCCACCAATCTCCACATGAGTGAGATTTTAGAAAAAGTGAAAACCGAAGAAAATAAATCTGAGCCTTCAAATGCATCCATAAAGCATGCTAAAGGAG CACTGGCATTGGCTCGTAGAGCAACCCTTGCCCGATTTTTGGAGAAGAGAAAGCATcg ATTGATCAAAGCAAGACCCTACCAATATGGTGAAAAAATACCAAAGTTTCCTTTTGAAATGCACCAAGAAGAAGAAACGGCGTCATCAAGTGTTCATTGGGAAAGCTAA
- the LOC132058922 gene encoding ADP-ribosylation factor-like protein 8c translates to MGLWDSLLNWLRSLFFKQEMELSLIGLQNAGKTSLVNAIATGGYSEDMIPTVGFNMRKVTKGNVTIKLWDLGGQRRFRTMWERYCRGVSAILYVVDAADRDSVPITRTELHELLKKPSLTGIPLLILGNKIDKSEALSQQSLVDQLGLDSITDREVCCYMISCKDSVNIDAVIDWLIKHSKTAK, encoded by the exons ATGGGTCTTTGGGATTCTTTACTCAATTGGCTTCGCAG cCTATTTTTTAAACAGGAAATGGAACTTTCCCTTATAGGCCTTCAAAATGCGGGGAAGACATCTCTTGTCAATGCCATTGCT ACTGGAGGCTACAGCGAGGACATGATTCCGACG GTTGGATTTAATATGCGTAAAGTTACAAAAGGAAATGTGACCATAAAACTCTGGGACCTTGGAGGCCAAAGAAGATTTCGCACTATGTGGGAGCGCTATTGTCGGGGTGTCTCTGCGATATT GTATGTTGTTGATGCTGCTGATAGAGACAGTGTACCCATAACCAGAACTGAGTTACATGAACTTTTGAAGAAACCTTCATTAACTGGAATTCCTTTGCTTATATTGGGAAACAAAATTGACAAATCAGAAGCTCTTTCACAGCAGTCGTTGGTCGATCAACT AGGTCTTGATTCGATAACAGATAGAGAAGTATGCTGCTACATGATCTCATGCAAGGATTCCGTAAATATTGATGCTGTTATCGATTGGCTAATTAAGCACTCAAAGACAGCGAAATGA